A window of the Bacillus sp. A301a_S52 genome harbors these coding sequences:
- a CDS encoding (Fe-S)-binding protein: protein MSLVVINWILFGAVTAYALYLFASLVKTRRDYIKLGKKPEFIFSKKERRDAVMTMVFGQKKLLKDKKSGIIHVMLFYGFILVQFSAIDVIWKGLSPGSHLPLGAFYPAFTFSQEIVVVMILVAVVWAFHRRYVEKLVRLKRNFKAGLVLIFIGGLMISKLFAKGMEIIWLDKQATFAEPIATAIAAAFAWMSEGAAGVGFFIFWWAHLLFLLTFLIYIPQSKHAHLIAGPANVWLGPTHKRGQLEAIDFENEESEKFGKNQIEDFDQKQLLDLYACVECGRCTNVCPATGTGKMLSPMDLIIKMRDHLTEKGAVVTSRAPWMPKFAFNHTLGNRLASTGGEEAAVTLEKNPYDTNLIGEVITEEELWACTTCRNCEDQCPVMNEHVDKIIDMRRYLVLTEGQMDPEAQRTIKNIEKQGNPWGINRKEREKWREQDETLDIPTVKDMKKRGEDFDYLFFVGSMGSYDNRSQKIVRAFVRIMNEAGVTFAILGNKEKNSGDTPRRIGNEFLFQELATANIQEFEKNNVKRIVTIDPHTYNTFKNEYPDFGLEADVYHHTELIFKWLKEGRIHPKKEVNETIVYHDSCYLGRYNDVYDPPREILKAIPGVQLVEMERNRENGMCCGAGGGMMWMEEDTGTRVNEDRTEQALVTSPGIIGSACPYCLTMLSDGTKAKEMEDSVKTLDVAEIVVASLQEEVSLSHV from the coding sequence GTGAGCCTTGTCGTTATTAATTGGATTTTATTTGGCGCTGTAACCGCTTACGCCTTATATTTGTTTGCCTCTCTCGTCAAAACGAGACGAGATTATATTAAGCTAGGGAAGAAGCCTGAATTTATTTTTTCGAAAAAAGAACGTAGAGACGCCGTCATGACAATGGTATTTGGACAGAAAAAACTTTTAAAAGATAAAAAGAGTGGGATCATCCATGTGATGCTTTTTTATGGGTTTATCCTCGTGCAATTCTCAGCAATTGATGTGATTTGGAAAGGGTTGAGTCCAGGAAGTCATTTACCCCTCGGAGCTTTCTATCCTGCATTTACGTTTTCGCAAGAGATAGTGGTGGTGATGATTTTAGTAGCGGTAGTATGGGCCTTTCATCGTCGATATGTAGAGAAGCTAGTAAGGTTGAAGCGTAATTTTAAAGCAGGTCTTGTCCTTATCTTTATCGGCGGGTTAATGATTTCTAAGCTGTTTGCTAAAGGAATGGAGATAATTTGGCTTGATAAACAAGCTACGTTTGCAGAGCCTATTGCAACGGCGATTGCCGCAGCATTTGCGTGGATGAGTGAAGGGGCTGCTGGAGTTGGATTTTTCATATTTTGGTGGGCGCACCTTTTATTTCTCTTAACATTTCTCATTTATATTCCCCAATCAAAGCATGCTCATTTAATTGCTGGCCCTGCAAATGTGTGGCTTGGCCCAACCCATAAAAGAGGTCAGCTCGAAGCGATAGATTTTGAGAATGAAGAGTCAGAGAAATTTGGGAAAAATCAAATAGAAGATTTTGATCAAAAACAGTTACTTGATCTTTATGCCTGTGTGGAATGTGGGCGCTGTACGAATGTATGTCCCGCTACCGGCACAGGTAAAATGCTGTCACCAATGGATTTAATCATAAAAATGCGTGACCATCTCACAGAAAAAGGAGCGGTTGTGACATCGAGAGCCCCATGGATGCCAAAATTTGCTTTTAATCATACATTAGGCAATCGTTTGGCTTCGACAGGGGGAGAAGAAGCTGCCGTAACACTTGAGAAGAATCCCTATGATACGAACCTTATAGGTGAGGTCATAACAGAAGAAGAGCTCTGGGCATGTACGACTTGTCGTAACTGTGAAGACCAATGCCCTGTCATGAATGAGCATGTAGATAAAATTATAGATATGCGCCGATACCTTGTTTTGACGGAAGGACAAATGGATCCAGAGGCTCAGCGCACAATTAAAAATATAGAAAAGCAAGGCAACCCTTGGGGAATTAACCGTAAAGAACGAGAAAAATGGCGGGAGCAGGATGAGACGCTTGACATACCTACCGTCAAAGATATGAAAAAGCGCGGAGAAGATTTTGACTACTTATTTTTTGTGGGATCAATGGGCTCTTATGACAATCGAAGTCAAAAGATTGTAAGAGCATTTGTAAGAATTATGAATGAAGCTGGTGTGACCTTCGCAATTCTTGGGAATAAAGAGAAAAATTCAGGTGATACACCACGGAGGATTGGTAATGAGTTTCTATTTCAAGAACTGGCAACTGCCAATATTCAAGAGTTTGAAAAAAATAATGTTAAAAGGATTGTCACTATCGATCCGCATACGTACAATACGTTTAAAAACGAATATCCAGATTTCGGTCTTGAAGCAGACGTTTATCATCATACCGAATTAATTTTCAAATGGTTGAAGGAAGGAAGAATCCATCCTAAAAAGGAAGTTAATGAAACGATTGTGTATCATGATTCCTGTTATCTTGGACGTTACAATGATGTCTATGACCCTCCTAGAGAAATTTTAAAAGCAATTCCAGGCGTCCAACTCGTAGAAATGGAACGAAATAGAGAAAATGGTATGTGCTGTGGCGCTGGCGGGGGAATGATGTGGATGGAGGAAGATACGGGGACACGTGTGAATGAGGACCGCACAGAACAGGCGCTTGTCACATCACCAGGGATTATTGGAAGTGCTTGTCCTTATTGTTTAACGATGCTCAGTGACGGGACGAAAGCTAAGGAAATGGAAGATAGCGTTAAAACACTTGATGTTGCAGAAATTGTAGTCGCTTCTCTGCAAGAAGAGGTATCGTTGTCACATGTTTAA
- a CDS encoding UDP-N-acetylglucosamine 1-carboxyvinyltransferase → MEKLLIEGGHELKGTVQVSGAKNSAVALIPAAILADSTVTIDNLPNISDVETLAYLLEEIGGTTKLDDDTLVIHPEKMFSMPLPNGRVKQLRASYYMMGAMLGKFNKAVIGLPGGCNLGPRPIDQHIKGFEALGAKVTNEQGAIYLQAEKLTGARIYLDVVSVGATINIMLAAVKAKGKTVIENAAKEPEIIDVATLLSNMGANIKGAGTNVIRIEGVDELHGCRHSIIPDRIEAGTYMIMAAAMGKGVKVDNVIPLHLESLSSKLREMGILVEDGDDFIYIENRESLSPIDVKTLVYPGFATDLQQPFTSLLTKVKGASIVTDTIYNARFKHIDELRRMGAKIKVEGRSALVNGGTPLQGAKVRASDLRAGAALVVAGLMAEGVTEITGVSHIDRGYAALEEKLIGLGANIWRESLTSYELEEIESS, encoded by the coding sequence ATGGAAAAATTATTAATTGAAGGCGGTCATGAATTAAAAGGAACCGTTCAAGTTAGCGGAGCAAAAAATAGTGCAGTCGCCCTGATACCTGCTGCAATTTTAGCTGATTCCACAGTCACAATTGACAATTTACCTAACATTTCTGATGTTGAAACATTAGCGTACTTACTTGAAGAAATTGGGGGAACAACCAAACTGGATGATGATACATTGGTCATTCACCCTGAAAAAATGTTCTCAATGCCACTCCCGAATGGACGGGTGAAGCAGTTACGAGCTTCCTACTATATGATGGGGGCAATGTTAGGCAAGTTTAATAAAGCAGTAATTGGCTTGCCAGGGGGATGTAACCTTGGGCCACGGCCGATAGATCAGCATATTAAAGGATTTGAAGCTTTAGGTGCTAAAGTGACAAACGAGCAAGGGGCTATCTATCTTCAGGCGGAAAAATTGACAGGAGCACGTATTTATCTTGATGTGGTAAGTGTTGGAGCAACGATTAATATTATGCTAGCAGCAGTAAAAGCGAAAGGTAAAACAGTCATTGAAAACGCAGCAAAAGAACCGGAGATTATTGACGTAGCTACTTTATTATCAAATATGGGGGCCAATATTAAAGGTGCCGGAACGAATGTTATTCGCATTGAGGGAGTAGATGAACTTCACGGCTGTCGTCATTCCATTATTCCCGATAGAATTGAAGCAGGAACCTATATGATTATGGCTGCAGCGATGGGGAAAGGTGTTAAAGTAGATAATGTTATTCCCCTTCATCTTGAATCTCTAAGCTCTAAGCTGAGGGAAATGGGTATTTTAGTGGAGGATGGCGATGATTTTATTTACATAGAAAATCGAGAGTCGCTGTCGCCGATTGATGTCAAAACCCTCGTTTATCCTGGGTTTGCCACTGATTTACAACAGCCGTTTACAAGTCTGCTCACAAAAGTTAAAGGGGCGAGCATTGTAACAGACACGATTTATAATGCACGTTTTAAGCATATTGATGAACTGCGCCGAATGGGGGCCAAGATTAAGGTCGAAGGTCGCTCTGCTTTAGTGAATGGAGGTACGCCTTTGCAAGGAGCTAAAGTGAGAGCTTCTGATTTGCGAGCAGGTGCTGCACTAGTCGTAGCTGGCCTCATGGCTGAGGGAGTGACAGAAATTACAGGTGTCAGTCATATTGATCGAGGCTATGCTGCTCTTGAAGAAAAATTGATAGGACTTGGAGCTAACATTTGGCGTGAATCACTTACTTCCTATGAACTGGAAGAAATTGAAAGCTCTTAG
- the fba gene encoding class II fructose-1,6-bisphosphate aldolase, which translates to MPLVSMKEMLEKAKENSYGVGQFNLNNLEFTQAILQAAEEEKSPVILGVSEGAARYMGGFHTVVAMVEALMAEYETTVPVAIHLDHGSSFEKCVEAMYAGFTSVMIDGSHFPLEENIALTKKVVDVAHTLGVSVEAELGRIGGQEDDLIVDEADAAYAIPAECDQLIRETNVDCFAPALGSVHGPYKGEPNLGFDRMEEISKLTAVPLVLHGGTGIPTHDIKKAISFGTAKINVNTENQITSVNKVREVLNENPDMVDPRKYLGPAREAIKETVIGKMREFGSSGQA; encoded by the coding sequence ATGCCTTTAGTATCAATGAAAGAAATGCTTGAAAAAGCAAAAGAAAACTCTTATGGAGTAGGACAATTCAACCTGAATAACCTTGAGTTTACTCAGGCAATTTTGCAAGCTGCTGAAGAAGAGAAGTCACCTGTTATCTTAGGTGTTTCTGAAGGTGCTGCCCGTTATATGGGTGGATTCCATACAGTGGTCGCCATGGTTGAAGCGTTAATGGCTGAGTATGAAACAACTGTTCCAGTTGCAATTCACTTAGACCACGGTTCAAGTTTTGAAAAGTGTGTTGAAGCAATGTATGCAGGTTTCACATCTGTTATGATTGATGGATCTCACTTCCCGTTAGAAGAAAATATTGCTTTAACTAAGAAAGTGGTTGACGTTGCGCACACATTAGGTGTTTCTGTTGAAGCTGAATTAGGACGAATCGGTGGTCAAGAAGACGACCTTATCGTGGACGAAGCTGATGCAGCTTATGCTATTCCTGCTGAGTGTGACCAATTAATTCGTGAGACTAATGTAGACTGCTTTGCGCCTGCATTAGGTTCTGTTCATGGTCCTTACAAAGGGGAACCAAACCTTGGCTTTGATCGAATGGAAGAAATTTCAAAGTTGACTGCTGTACCTTTAGTTCTTCACGGAGGAACTGGTATTCCTACACATGATATTAAAAAAGCTATCTCATTTGGAACAGCTAAAATTAACGTAAACACTGAAAATCAAATTACGTCAGTAAATAAAGTGCGTGAAGTGTTAAACGAAAATCCAGACATGGTTGATCCACGTAAATATCTTGGACCAGCTCGCGAAGCGATTAAAGAAACAGTAATCGGAAAAATGCGTGAATTCGGTTCTTCTGGCCAAGCATAA
- a CDS encoding DUF2529 family protein — translation MKIFHTQLTGLTNRLVELTEEIEDAARLIAQSVISDGNIYWASDVEMSGVVIQACSAEDRIIGSQPIHEGKIADFSAMDTLVIASASMSDTSLLTLIDKAKKAGATVIAISSNPYTESVVTAVDFTLPTGVAHGLVPLESGKRIGSPHLLMGLYIYYHLFFAVTEILEEHEG, via the coding sequence TTGAAAATTTTCCATACACAATTAACCGGATTGACAAATCGCTTAGTTGAGCTGACAGAGGAGATAGAAGATGCGGCAAGACTAATAGCACAAAGTGTCATCAGTGATGGTAACATTTATTGGGCTAGCGATGTTGAAATGTCCGGTGTTGTCATTCAAGCATGTTCTGCCGAAGATCGAATCATCGGTAGCCAACCAATACACGAAGGGAAAATAGCGGACTTTTCCGCTATGGATACACTTGTCATTGCTTCTGCGAGCATGTCAGACACTTCCTTATTAACACTCATAGACAAAGCAAAAAAAGCCGGGGCTACCGTTATTGCTATTAGCTCTAATCCTTATACCGAATCAGTCGTTACGGCTGTTGATTTCACGCTTCCTACTGGTGTCGCGCACGGCTTAGTCCCGTTGGAGTCAGGTAAACGCATTGGCTCTCCTCACTTGCTCATGGGCTTGTATATTTATTATCACTTATTCTTTGCTGTAACAGAAATTCTTGAGGAGCATGAAGGCTGA
- a CDS encoding CTP synthase produces MSTKYIFVTGGVVSSLGKGITAASLGRLLKNRGMKVTIQKFDPYINVDPGTMSPYQHGEVFVTDDGAETDLDLGHYERFIDINLGKYSNVTTGKVYSSVLKKERRGDYLGGTVQVIPHITNEIKDRVLLAGKENAPDVVITEIGGTVGDIESLPFLEAIRQMKGEVGAENVMYIHCTLIPYLAAAGEMKSKPTQHSVKELRSLGIQPNVIVVRTERPVPEDMKDKIALFCDIDKNAVIEAIDADTLYKVPLELQKQKLDDYVCTHLNLPCREADMSEWIALVDKVTNLSKKVRIGLVGKYVALPDAYLSVAEAMKHAGFAFDADVEIEWINSEEVTKENVAEKLAHVDGILVPGGFGDRGIEGKIHAIQYAREQLVPFLGICLGMQLASVEFARNVLGYEEANSAELNPETPYPIIDLLPEQKDVEDYGGTLRLGLYPCKLQTGTKAYEAYDEQVIYERHRHRYEFNNQYREEMEAKGFTFSGLSPDGRLVEIVELSDHPFFIASQFHPEFVSRPTRPQPLFREFIRAASGEKS; encoded by the coding sequence ATGTCTACAAAGTATATTTTTGTCACCGGAGGAGTCGTATCATCACTTGGAAAAGGGATTACTGCAGCCTCTCTCGGACGTCTTTTAAAAAATCGCGGTATGAAAGTGACCATTCAAAAATTTGATCCGTATATTAACGTGGATCCAGGCACTATGAGTCCTTATCAACACGGTGAAGTGTTCGTTACGGACGATGGAGCTGAAACTGATTTAGACTTAGGTCATTATGAACGCTTTATTGATATTAATTTAGGTAAATACAGCAATGTGACCACTGGTAAAGTCTATTCATCGGTGCTTAAAAAAGAAAGACGGGGAGATTATCTCGGTGGCACTGTACAAGTCATCCCTCATATAACGAATGAAATTAAAGACCGTGTTCTTTTAGCCGGAAAAGAAAATGCACCAGATGTTGTTATTACAGAAATTGGTGGGACGGTAGGAGACATTGAAAGTCTGCCTTTCTTAGAGGCTATACGTCAAATGAAGGGAGAAGTGGGTGCTGAAAATGTAATGTACATTCACTGCACCCTAATCCCCTATTTAGCGGCAGCTGGTGAGATGAAGTCAAAGCCTACACAACACAGTGTGAAAGAATTAAGAAGTCTCGGCATACAGCCTAATGTCATTGTAGTCAGAACTGAGCGGCCAGTTCCGGAAGATATGAAAGACAAAATAGCCCTTTTCTGTGATATTGATAAGAATGCTGTGATTGAAGCAATTGATGCGGACACTTTGTATAAAGTACCGCTTGAGTTGCAAAAACAGAAACTCGACGATTATGTGTGCACCCATTTAAACTTGCCATGCCGAGAAGCTGACATGTCAGAATGGATTGCCCTCGTTGACAAAGTCACAAACCTCTCTAAAAAGGTACGGATCGGCTTGGTAGGTAAGTATGTCGCCTTACCAGACGCTTATCTATCTGTTGCTGAAGCTATGAAGCACGCAGGCTTTGCTTTTGATGCTGATGTGGAAATTGAATGGATTAATTCCGAAGAAGTAACGAAAGAGAATGTCGCGGAAAAATTAGCTCATGTAGATGGGATTCTTGTACCTGGAGGGTTTGGTGACCGTGGTATTGAAGGTAAAATACATGCTATTCAGTATGCGAGAGAACAGTTAGTGCCGTTCTTGGGAATATGTTTAGGGATGCAGTTAGCGTCGGTTGAGTTTGCACGTAATGTACTCGGTTACGAAGAGGCTAACTCAGCAGAATTGAATCCTGAGACGCCGTATCCAATCATCGATCTTCTTCCAGAACAAAAAGATGTGGAAGATTACGGTGGGACATTAAGATTAGGCCTATACCCTTGTAAATTGCAAACAGGGACGAAAGCGTATGAAGCTTATGATGAACAAGTTATATATGAACGTCATCGTCACCGCTATGAATTCAACAATCAGTATAGAGAGGAAATGGAGGCGAAAGGTTTTACGTTTTCTGGTCTGAGCCCAGACGGTCGCCTTGTAGAAATTGTTGAATTGAGTGACCATCCATTTTTCATCGCTTCACAATTTCATCCTGAATTTGTCTCGCGACCGACACGTCCGCAGCCTTTATTTAGAGAATTCATTCGGGCGGCAAGCGGGGAGAAATCATAA
- the cls gene encoding cardiolipin synthase has protein sequence MWLYIFVVCILLVVWISVDLTFGTKQHRSTLSPYKGGVSRKSQAVLFTHGDSLFDHMLSKIDKAREHIHIQFFIFRSDHIGQKFLDLLKQKAQQGIHVRLLVDWGGDHISRKEKNSLKKAGVQVAITNVPAFPFLFHSINKRNHRKVSVIDGEHGYIGGYNVGDEYLGRDPKKGRWRDYHLYIQGEACHDLQQQFVKDWNSTSNNTLSLEPLTSKTLQAGPTSLTMVATDGSHVIESIHGMLDKAEKSIFIGTPYFIPDKSLTDKLIALAKKGMEINILLPKYPDHPLVKDAAYPYFPALLQAGVHFHQFYEGFYHAKVIIVDDSLICIGTSNFDKRSFFINKEINCFIEDSEWIRDAKTEIEKDLVESSEPITMAHVQNRSLWEKTKEKVATLIAYFL, from the coding sequence ATGTGGCTATACATCTTTGTTGTATGTATCCTTCTCGTTGTGTGGATATCGGTTGATTTAACATTTGGAACAAAGCAGCACCGCTCAACCCTCTCTCCTTATAAAGGCGGTGTCAGTCGAAAAAGCCAAGCTGTTTTATTTACACACGGAGATTCGTTATTTGATCACATGTTAAGCAAGATCGATAAAGCCCGTGAACATATACATATTCAATTCTTTATTTTTCGCAGTGATCATATTGGCCAGAAATTTCTTGATTTACTTAAACAGAAAGCTCAGCAAGGCATACACGTTCGCCTACTCGTTGACTGGGGAGGCGATCATATCTCTCGTAAAGAGAAAAACTCTTTAAAAAAAGCGGGTGTCCAAGTAGCAATAACAAATGTACCTGCTTTTCCCTTTCTTTTTCACTCTATCAATAAACGAAACCATCGAAAAGTATCTGTTATTGATGGCGAACACGGCTATATAGGTGGTTACAATGTGGGCGATGAATACTTAGGTAGAGACCCTAAAAAGGGCCGTTGGCGTGACTATCATTTGTATATTCAAGGTGAAGCTTGCCATGATCTACAACAGCAATTTGTAAAAGATTGGAACAGCACCTCTAATAACACGTTGTCTCTTGAGCCGTTAACTAGTAAAACGCTTCAAGCAGGCCCGACATCTCTCACTATGGTTGCCACTGACGGGTCACACGTAATTGAATCCATACATGGCATGCTTGACAAAGCTGAGAAGTCCATCTTTATTGGCACGCCTTACTTTATTCCTGATAAATCACTTACTGATAAATTAATTGCCCTTGCAAAAAAAGGCATGGAGATTAACATTCTTCTTCCTAAATATCCGGATCACCCACTTGTAAAGGATGCTGCTTATCCTTATTTCCCTGCTTTACTTCAGGCTGGTGTGCATTTTCACCAATTTTATGAGGGATTTTATCACGCCAAAGTTATTATTGTAGACGATTCTTTAATTTGTATCGGTACGTCAAATTTTGATAAAAGAAGCTTTTTTATTAACAAAGAAATTAATTGCTTCATTGAGGATTCAGAATGGATTCGTGATGCGAAGACTGAGATAGAGAAGGATTTAGTTGAAAGCTCTGAACCTATTACGATGGCACATGTTCAAAACCGCTCTTTGTGGGAAAAAACAAAAGAAAAAGTAGCCACGTTAATCGCTTACTTTTTATAG
- a CDS encoding response regulator, whose product MTHKLLIVDDQFGIRVLLKEVFEKDGYETYEASNGKQALKLIEEKQPHLVLLDMKIPGMDGLEILREIRERNLEANVIMMTAYGELEMINEAKKLGAIAHFAKPFDIDEVRGKIRDFFTEQI is encoded by the coding sequence ATGACACATAAACTTCTAATCGTAGATGATCAATTTGGCATTCGAGTGTTATTAAAAGAAGTCTTTGAAAAGGATGGTTATGAAACATATGAGGCCTCTAATGGAAAACAGGCATTAAAATTGATAGAAGAGAAACAGCCTCATCTCGTCTTACTCGATATGAAAATTCCAGGAATGGATGGACTTGAAATATTACGCGAAATTAGAGAGCGTAACTTGGAAGCAAATGTCATTATGATGACAGCTTATGGTGAATTAGAAATGATTAATGAAGCGAAAAAATTAGGTGCTATTGCGCATTTTGCTAAGCCATTTGATATTGATGAAGTACGTGGGAAGATACGAGATTTCTTTACCGAACAAATTTGA
- a CDS encoding DNA-directed RNA polymerase subunit delta, which translates to MSIKDYSNEQLHEISMLEIAYELLSEEKKPIDYHALLKQVGDVKDMTEEQLNKRISHLYTEMSIDGRFVNIGDSRWGLRSWYPFDQTEEELSQTATKERKRKAKEDEDEYLDDTEDFDQFEDLEDELDELANEEDTDFDELDEEESFDGNDLDEDKEDEDDVR; encoded by the coding sequence ATGAGTATAAAAGATTATAGTAATGAACAGCTACACGAAATATCAATGCTTGAGATAGCTTATGAGCTTCTTTCAGAGGAGAAAAAACCGATTGATTACCACGCCCTTCTTAAGCAAGTTGGCGATGTTAAAGACATGACTGAGGAACAGCTGAACAAACGAATTTCACACTTATATACTGAAATGTCCATTGATGGTCGTTTTGTTAACATTGGTGACAGTCGATGGGGCTTGCGTTCTTGGTATCCATTTGATCAAACGGAGGAGGAGCTGTCTCAAACAGCTACTAAAGAGCGTAAACGTAAAGCGAAAGAAGATGAAGATGAATACTTAGATGACACTGAGGATTTTGACCAATTTGAAGATCTGGAAGATGAATTGGATGAGCTTGCTAATGAAGAGGATACTGATTTTGACGAACTAGATGAAGAAGAGAGCTTTGATGGTAACGATTTAGATGAAGACAAAGAAGATGAAGACGACGTTCGATAA
- the fsa gene encoding fructose-6-phosphate aldolase gives MKFFIDTANLEEIKEAHSLGILAGVTTNPSLVAKEGIDFHERLREITKLVNGSVSAEVIAEDAVGMIEEGKELAAIAPNITVKVPMTLEGLKAVRTFSDLNIKTNVTLIFSANQALLAARAGATYVSPFLGRLDDIGHDGLDLITTIAELFYLHNINTEIIAASIRHPQHVTESALRGAHIATIPFKVIKQLANHPLTDQGIEKFITDWKNTTTS, from the coding sequence GTGAAATTTTTCATTGATACAGCTAATTTGGAAGAAATAAAAGAAGCGCACTCACTGGGGATATTAGCAGGTGTTACGACGAACCCGTCTCTCGTGGCTAAAGAAGGCATTGATTTCCATGAGAGATTACGAGAGATAACGAAGCTTGTTAACGGCTCTGTCAGTGCGGAAGTCATTGCTGAAGATGCGGTGGGAATGATTGAAGAAGGGAAAGAATTAGCGGCAATTGCGCCCAATATCACGGTGAAAGTACCGATGACATTAGAAGGTTTAAAGGCTGTTCGGACGTTCAGCGATCTAAACATTAAGACAAATGTGACGTTAATTTTTTCTGCAAACCAAGCACTTCTTGCTGCTAGAGCCGGAGCTACGTATGTGTCACCATTTCTTGGAAGACTTGATGATATTGGCCATGACGGATTAGATCTCATCACGACAATTGCAGAGTTATTTTATCTTCATAATATTAATACGGAAATAATAGCTGCCTCAATTCGGCACCCTCAGCATGTGACAGAATCCGCATTGCGTGGGGCTCATATTGCTACTATTCCTTTTAAAGTAATTAAACAATTAGCTAACCATCCTTTAACAGATCAAGGGATTGAAAAGTTCATCACTGATTGGAAAAACACAACCACATCATAA